Proteins from one Niallia circulans genomic window:
- a CDS encoding sugar porter family MFS transporter translates to MRISEEPAFVKTSAASSNEGQKKQKFSQKTYLKLITIISTFGGLLYGYDTGVVNGALPYMSREDQLNLSPFTQGLVTSSLLFGAAFGAIFGGRLSDRKGRRKTIISVACIFLIATIGCSLAPNIEIMVLSRFILGLAVGATSVTVPAFLAEMAPAEKRGRLVTQNELMIVTGQLLAYIFNAILANSFGDMGNIWRYMLVIATLPAVLLWLGMLIVPESPRWLASKGNLKGALQVLEKIRERMQAQKELKEIKNTIVNEGKVKKATFKDLKLPHVRRIILIGIGIAMIQQLTGVNSIMYYGTEILKDAGFSTEAALIGNIANGVISVAATFVGIALLDKVGRRPMLFFGMVGTSTSLLLIGIISITMEGSSVLPYIILSLTVLFLAFQQGAVSPVTWLMQSEIYPLHLRGLAMGISIFCLFMMNFLVGLLFPVLFDAFGLATTFFIFVGLGLISLFFIKRYVPETKGRSLEEIEQSFAKSQKKYVQQG, encoded by the coding sequence ATGAGAATTAGTGAGGAACCTGCTTTTGTAAAAACATCCGCAGCGAGCTCAAATGAAGGGCAAAAAAAGCAGAAGTTTTCACAAAAAACATATTTAAAATTGATTACAATCATTTCTACATTCGGAGGTCTGTTATACGGTTACGATACGGGTGTAGTAAATGGAGCACTGCCTTATATGTCAAGAGAGGATCAGCTTAACTTATCTCCTTTTACGCAAGGGCTCGTTACAAGTTCCCTTCTGTTTGGGGCAGCATTTGGGGCAATTTTTGGAGGCAGACTGTCTGACAGGAAAGGACGACGCAAAACAATCATAAGTGTTGCATGTATTTTCCTTATCGCAACAATTGGTTGTTCGCTTGCTCCAAATATAGAGATTATGGTTTTAAGCAGATTTATTTTAGGACTTGCAGTCGGAGCAACATCTGTAACAGTACCTGCATTTTTAGCGGAGATGGCTCCTGCAGAAAAAAGGGGTAGACTTGTTACTCAGAATGAATTAATGATTGTCACAGGACAACTGCTCGCATACATATTTAATGCCATTTTAGCGAACTCATTTGGCGATATGGGCAATATTTGGAGATATATGCTAGTTATAGCGACTCTTCCAGCAGTACTATTATGGCTTGGCATGCTGATTGTTCCCGAAAGTCCACGCTGGCTTGCTTCTAAGGGCAACTTAAAAGGAGCTTTACAAGTACTAGAAAAGATTAGGGAACGCATGCAAGCACAAAAAGAACTAAAAGAAATCAAAAATACGATTGTAAATGAAGGAAAAGTGAAAAAAGCAACCTTCAAAGACTTAAAACTTCCTCATGTTCGCAGAATTATACTTATAGGAATAGGAATTGCCATGATCCAGCAGTTAACTGGTGTTAATTCCATTATGTATTATGGAACAGAAATATTGAAGGATGCAGGCTTTTCAACAGAAGCGGCTTTAATCGGTAACATTGCCAATGGTGTTATCTCTGTTGCTGCAACATTCGTTGGTATAGCACTGCTTGACAAGGTCGGCCGAAGACCAATGCTGTTTTTCGGTATGGTTGGGACAAGCACATCACTCCTGCTTATTGGTATTATTTCAATTACAATGGAAGGCTCTTCCGTACTTCCGTATATTATCTTGAGCTTAACTGTTTTATTCTTAGCATTTCAGCAAGGTGCAGTCTCACCAGTAACTTGGTTGATGCAGTCAGAAATTTATCCACTTCATCTTCGCGGTTTAGCAATGGGTATTTCTATTTTCTGCCTGTTTATGATGAATTTTCTTGTAGGTTTGCTATTCCCTGTATTATTTGATGCATTTGGCTTGGCAACTACATTCTTCATCTTCGTTGGACTGGGATTAATAAGTTTATTTTTCATCAAACGATATGTACCGGAAACGAAAGGACGTTCACTAGAGGAGATTGAGCAATCCTTTGCTAAATCACAGAAAAAATATGTACAACAAGGCTAA